One window of the Rhipicephalus sanguineus isolate Rsan-2018 chromosome 2, BIME_Rsan_1.4, whole genome shotgun sequence genome contains the following:
- the LOC119383744 gene encoding uncharacterized protein LOC119383744 isoform X2, translated as MVLYCSVPQCSTYATEPGVSFHFYPKEKKLRNAWLVKLRMGKEPSSYARVCSKHFREEDFVYGVGARMFVAADVPLATVHPTPKPPADTLDIQAQSSEYEIQQSLGTSAFSNHEDVNNEDGLEDVPAAALAFRREIGLQVNTLDAERHQPLSIARVKTQKDLSVITGLPCYQLFYNLCDLYTDSRMLMQAKSFCLCNEDAVLMTMMKLHHNVPFSLIGVLFGIHRTTAADIFKATIATLAEILQTAVFWPSKEAVVDNLTVHFKEYPNVRAVLDCTEIPLQRPKDLESQLLTYSWYKGTYTAKVLVCETPGGHISFLSKAYGGRASDSFITKESKILEKFLPSIDSVMVDKGFLIDELCLQHHVTMVRPPFLRKKKQLTQREAQQNQSIAAARVHVERAIQRMKVFKILSGNLGTELFPYIDDILTVIAGIVNLSKPIFSAEKFLYE; from the exons atggtactttactgctccgtgccacagtgctcTACGTACGCGACggagccaggcgtgagctttcacttttaccccaaagaaaaaaaactacgcaACGCATGGCTTGTAAAGCTTCGAATGGGCAAGGAACCAAGCTCCTACGCAcgtgtgtgcagcaagcacttccgcgaaGAAGACTTCGTGTACGGAGTGGGTGCGCGAATGTTCG TTGCAGCAGACGTGCCATTGGCAACAGTACATCCCACCCCCAAGCCCCCTGCAGATACTCTAGACATCCAGGCACAATCATCTGAATATGAGATTCAGCAGAGCTTGGGCACATCCGCCTTCAGTAACCACGAAGATGTTAACAATGAAGATGGCCTGGAAG ATGTTCCTGCTGCAGCGCTTGCCTTCAGAAGAGAAATTGGACTTCAAGTTAACACCCTTGATGCTGAGAGACATCAGCCACTCAGCATAGCGCGTGTAAAAACTCAAAAAGACCTAAGTGTAATCACTGGTCTTCCATGCTACCAGCTATTTTATAATCTTTGTGATCTGTACACTGACAGCCGCATGCTTATGCAGGCAAAAAGCTTTTGCCTATGCAACGAAGATGCGGTGCTAATGACTATGATGAAGCTCCACCACAACGTGCCATTTTCACTAATTGGGGTACTTTTTGGCATTCATCGCACTACAGCAGCAGATATATTCAAAGCAACAATTGCAACACTAGCAGAAATACTACAAACCGCAGTATTCTGGCCAAGCAAAGAGGCGGTTGTCGACAACCTCACCGTCCATTTTAAGGAATACCCAAATGTGCGTGCAGTTTTGGACTGCACGGAAATCCCACTGCAAAGACCAAAGGATCTGGAGTCACAGCTACTCACATACAGCTGGTACAAGGGTACCTATACAGCTAAGGTATTAGTCTGTGAAACACCTGGAGGCCATATTAGCTTTCTGAGCAAGGCATATGGTGGAAGGGCATCGGATTCCTTTATTACAAAGGAAAGTAAAATTCTTGAGAAGTTTTTGCCTTCTATAGATAGTGTAATGGTTGACAAGGGCTTTCTGATCGATGAACTCTGCCTTCAGCACCATGTAACCATGGTTCGCCCTCCATTTTTACGTAAAAAGAAACAGCTTACACAGCGTGAAGCTCAACAAAACCAGAGTATTGCAGCTGCCCGCGTTCATGTGGAGCGCGCCATTCAGCGTATGAAAGTTTTCAAGATTCTGTCGGGAAACCTTGGCACTGAGCTTTTCCCGTACATTGATGATATTTTAACCGTCATTGCAGGAATTGTCAATTTGTCAAAACCGATTTTCAGTGCTGAGAAGTTCTTGTATGAGTGA
- the LOC119383745 gene encoding uncharacterized protein LOC119383745 yields MATDMEATGTERAAFLKVKIPVSSIYNFIDKRYDTSRLLQEGESVFEARHVVACSVKHRKEEEVTLAGLILQTSSINKEPHELEITVKERQVTAASCSCKAGQHKCKHMIALLLHIHATETFDVLSSTDMPQQWGKEQLTDARKKYKPRLIAELPCSKKETMLVHQDHLI; encoded by the exons atggccaccgacATGGAAGCCACGGGGACCGAGCGCGCTGCTTTTCTAAAAG tgaaaataccagtgtCCAGCATTTACAACTTCATTGACAAGCGGTACGACACTTCGCGTCTGCTGCAAGAAGGTGAATCGGTATTTGAAGCTCGCCACGTTGTCGCTTGTAGCGTAAAACATCGTAAAGAAGAAGAAGTGACACTGGCTGGGCTAATTCTGCAGACATCATCTATAAACAAGGAACCTCATGAGTTGGAAATTACAGTAAAggaaagacaggtgacagcggcatcatgctcttgcaaagcagg GCAGCACAAGTGTAAGCACATGATAGCACTACTGCTGCACATTCATGCAACAGAAACGTTTGACGTCCTTTCTTCTACTGATATGCCTCAGCAATGGGGTAAAGAACAGCTGACAGATGCAAGAAAGAAGTATAAACCAAGGTTGATTGCAGAGTTGCCGTGCTCGAAAAAG GAAACAATGCTGGTGCATCAAGATCATCTCATCTAA
- the LOC119383744 gene encoding uncharacterized protein LOC119383744 isoform X1, with translation MVLYCSVPQCSTYATEPGVSFHFYPKEKKLRNAWLVKLRMGKEPSSYARVCSKHFREEDFVYGVGARMFGWKKRCLEAGAVPSKNLPVRPLDRPGTERRQIRKEQSVAADVPLATVHPTPKPPADTLDIQAQSSEYEIQQSLGTSAFSNHEDVNNEDGLEDVPAAALAFRREIGLQVNTLDAERHQPLSIARVKTQKDLSVITGLPCYQLFYNLCDLYTDSRMLMQAKSFCLCNEDAVLMTMMKLHHNVPFSLIGVLFGIHRTTAADIFKATIATLAEILQTAVFWPSKEAVVDNLTVHFKEYPNVRAVLDCTEIPLQRPKDLESQLLTYSWYKGTYTAKVLVCETPGGHISFLSKAYGGRASDSFITKESKILEKFLPSIDSVMVDKGFLIDELCLQHHVTMVRPPFLRKKKQLTQREAQQNQSIAAARVHVERAIQRMKVFKILSGNLGTELFPYIDDILTVIAGIVNLSKPIFSAEKFLYE, from the exons atggtactttactgctccgtgccacagtgctcTACGTACGCGACggagccaggcgtgagctttcacttttaccccaaagaaaaaaaactacgcaACGCATGGCTTGTAAAGCTTCGAATGGGCAAGGAACCAAGCTCCTACGCAcgtgtgtgcagcaagcacttccgcgaaGAAGACTTCGTGTACGGAGTGGGTGCGCGAATGTTCG GGTGGAAAAAGCGCTGCCTTGAAGCCGGAGCTGTGCCGTCGAAGAATTTACCGGTGCGCCCGTTGGATCGCCCGGGTACTGAGCGTCGCCAAATCCGGAAGGAACAGAGTG TTGCAGCAGACGTGCCATTGGCAACAGTACATCCCACCCCCAAGCCCCCTGCAGATACTCTAGACATCCAGGCACAATCATCTGAATATGAGATTCAGCAGAGCTTGGGCACATCCGCCTTCAGTAACCACGAAGATGTTAACAATGAAGATGGCCTGGAAG ATGTTCCTGCTGCAGCGCTTGCCTTCAGAAGAGAAATTGGACTTCAAGTTAACACCCTTGATGCTGAGAGACATCAGCCACTCAGCATAGCGCGTGTAAAAACTCAAAAAGACCTAAGTGTAATCACTGGTCTTCCATGCTACCAGCTATTTTATAATCTTTGTGATCTGTACACTGACAGCCGCATGCTTATGCAGGCAAAAAGCTTTTGCCTATGCAACGAAGATGCGGTGCTAATGACTATGATGAAGCTCCACCACAACGTGCCATTTTCACTAATTGGGGTACTTTTTGGCATTCATCGCACTACAGCAGCAGATATATTCAAAGCAACAATTGCAACACTAGCAGAAATACTACAAACCGCAGTATTCTGGCCAAGCAAAGAGGCGGTTGTCGACAACCTCACCGTCCATTTTAAGGAATACCCAAATGTGCGTGCAGTTTTGGACTGCACGGAAATCCCACTGCAAAGACCAAAGGATCTGGAGTCACAGCTACTCACATACAGCTGGTACAAGGGTACCTATACAGCTAAGGTATTAGTCTGTGAAACACCTGGAGGCCATATTAGCTTTCTGAGCAAGGCATATGGTGGAAGGGCATCGGATTCCTTTATTACAAAGGAAAGTAAAATTCTTGAGAAGTTTTTGCCTTCTATAGATAGTGTAATGGTTGACAAGGGCTTTCTGATCGATGAACTCTGCCTTCAGCACCATGTAACCATGGTTCGCCCTCCATTTTTACGTAAAAAGAAACAGCTTACACAGCGTGAAGCTCAACAAAACCAGAGTATTGCAGCTGCCCGCGTTCATGTGGAGCGCGCCATTCAGCGTATGAAAGTTTTCAAGATTCTGTCGGGAAACCTTGGCACTGAGCTTTTCCCGTACATTGATGATATTTTAACCGTCATTGCAGGAATTGTCAATTTGTCAAAACCGATTTTCAGTGCTGAGAAGTTCTTGTATGAGTGA